From the genome of Pelobacter propionicus DSM 2379, one region includes:
- a CDS encoding L-lactate permease: MPWIQTYTPVGGSIGMSALVAAIPLVIIFVCLAVLKMKAHKATPIAVGAAFIIAVTIWGMPADLAGWAFVQGAGFGLFPVFYIVLTTLFLYNITVKGGQFEIIRASLAGVTADRRIQALLIAFCFGAFIEGAAGFGTPVAIAGATLVGLGFRPIYAASVCLIANTAPVAFGAIGIPVVALAGVMGYTDEGFKLSKMIAHQLPFISVFIPFYTILIMVGLKKTLEVLPAVITCGATFAFLQWITASYLGPYLPDITASLGSMAALVILLQFWQPPTTYHFDHEEMATKEEHGYTGAQIFRGWAPYLALTIFVLLWGLPSVKKSLDNIYKQVITVTGYHEKVIKGVSKPEDGLTKAEAVKTEVNKLLAELPASEPKLADAIAKLNELKTQEEAIVPIEQGLAGKGAVLTDERLAAFDAINKNSGAITTMTADLEKENLIVKDQFKPLEKALKGQLPTKIAAKYTFNFLSAAGTAILIAAFLSSFICGVGMGDVIGIFGKTCNAMKFPAITIAGVLGLAYIMNVSGMTNCLGLVFTKTGHWFPFVAPFIGWLGVFLTGSDTSSNVLFGGLQKATAESLGLSPTLMGASNTSGGVMGKMISPQSLAVACAACNMVGEEGTLFRFTLKHSLFLTAIVGVMVYLQAYYLQWMIP; the protein is encoded by the coding sequence ATGCCGTGGATTCAGACGTATACACCGGTAGGAGGAAGCATTGGTATGTCGGCGCTGGTTGCCGCCATACCGCTAGTGATCATTTTTGTTTGTCTGGCTGTTCTCAAGATGAAGGCCCACAAGGCCACGCCGATCGCGGTGGGAGCGGCATTCATAATTGCCGTCACCATCTGGGGCATGCCTGCCGACCTGGCGGGCTGGGCCTTTGTGCAGGGGGCTGGTTTCGGCCTCTTTCCGGTCTTCTACATCGTTCTGACAACCCTGTTCCTGTACAACATCACCGTCAAGGGGGGCCAGTTCGAGATCATCCGCGCATCCCTGGCCGGTGTTACCGCTGACCGTCGCATCCAGGCCCTGTTGATCGCTTTCTGCTTCGGCGCATTCATCGAGGGCGCGGCCGGCTTCGGCACGCCGGTTGCCATTGCCGGCGCCACCCTGGTGGGCCTGGGATTCCGTCCCATCTATGCCGCCAGCGTCTGCCTGATCGCCAACACCGCGCCGGTGGCCTTCGGCGCCATCGGTATCCCGGTCGTGGCCCTGGCAGGCGTCATGGGCTATACCGATGAGGGTTTTAAGCTGTCCAAGATGATCGCCCACCAGCTCCCCTTCATCTCGGTCTTCATCCCCTTCTACACCATCCTGATCATGGTCGGACTGAAGAAGACCCTGGAAGTTCTCCCGGCAGTCATTACCTGCGGCGCAACCTTCGCCTTCCTGCAGTGGATCACCGCCAGCTACCTTGGCCCCTATCTGCCGGACATCACCGCCTCCCTCGGCTCCATGGCCGCCCTGGTCATCCTGCTGCAGTTCTGGCAGCCCCCCACCACCTATCACTTCGACCATGAGGAAATGGCCACCAAGGAAGAGCACGGTTATACCGGCGCCCAGATCTTCCGCGGCTGGGCCCCCTACCTGGCCCTGACCATCTTCGTCCTGCTCTGGGGTCTGCCGTCGGTCAAGAAGTCTCTCGACAACATCTACAAGCAGGTCATCACCGTCACCGGCTACCATGAAAAAGTCATCAAGGGCGTATCCAAGCCTGAAGACGGCCTGACAAAGGCCGAAGCGGTCAAAACGGAAGTCAACAAGCTGCTGGCTGAGCTGCCCGCTTCCGAGCCGAAACTGGCCGACGCCATCGCCAAGCTGAACGAGCTGAAGACCCAGGAAGAAGCGATCGTTCCCATCGAGCAGGGACTGGCCGGCAAGGGAGCTGTCCTGACCGACGAGCGCTTAGCCGCCTTCGATGCCATCAACAAGAACTCCGGCGCCATAACCACGATGACCGCCGACCTGGAAAAGGAAAACCTGATCGTCAAGGACCAGTTCAAGCCGCTTGAGAAGGCTCTCAAGGGCCAGCTGCCCACCAAGATCGCCGCAAAATACACCTTTAACTTCCTGTCCGCGGCCGGCACCGCCATCCTGATCGCCGCCTTCCTCTCCTCCTTCATCTGCGGCGTCGGCATGGGCGACGTAATCGGCATCTTCGGCAAGACCTGCAACGCCATGAAGTTCCCGGCCATCACCATCGCCGGCGTGCTGGGCCTGGCCTACATCATGAACGTCTCCGGCATGACCAACTGCCTGGGCCTGGTCTTCACCAAGACCGGCCACTGGTTCCCGTTCGTGGCCCCGTTCATCGGCTGGCTGGGGGTCTTCCTGACCGGTTCCGACACCTCCTCCAACGTGCTCTTCGGCGGCCTGCAGAAGGCAACCGCCGAATCACTGGGCCTGAGCCCCACCCTGATGGGCGCATCCAACACCTCCGGCGGCGTCATGGGCAAGATGATCTCCCCCCAATCCCTTGCAGTTGCCTGCGCAGCCTGCAACATGGTCGGCGAGGAGGGCACCCTGTTCCGCTTCACCCTCAAGCACTCCCTGTTCCTGACGGCAATCGTCGGCGTCATGGTCTACCTGCAGGCCTACTACCTGCAGTGGATGATCCCCTGA
- the surE gene encoding 5'/3'-nucleotidase SurE, which translates to MHIMVTNDDGIQAPGIQALASALRVLGEVTVVAPDRERSAVGHALTLNSPLRVFELRDGFYAVDGTPTDCVNMGIHSLLPFRPDLIVSGINHGANLGDDVTYSGTVAAAIEATLMGIPAIAVSLATQERSGHFPEAAQIAVRVARQVLSNGLPEDTFLNVNVPDCPAEEIRPPLVTRQGKRSFVGNVIDKTDPRGRKYYWIGSGEADFNDYEGTDFHAINRKHVSITPLHLDLTNYASMKVITTWVF; encoded by the coding sequence ATGCATATTATGGTAACCAACGACGACGGCATCCAGGCCCCGGGCATCCAGGCACTTGCCTCGGCCCTGCGGGTTTTGGGCGAGGTAACCGTCGTGGCGCCCGACCGGGAGCGGAGCGCCGTGGGACATGCCCTGACCCTGAACTCCCCCCTGCGGGTATTCGAGTTGCGTGACGGCTTCTACGCCGTGGACGGCACCCCAACCGACTGCGTCAACATGGGCATCCACAGCCTGCTCCCCTTCCGACCCGACCTGATCGTCTCCGGGATCAACCACGGCGCCAACCTGGGCGACGACGTGACCTACTCCGGCACAGTGGCGGCCGCCATCGAGGCGACCCTGATGGGCATCCCGGCCATCGCCGTCTCCCTGGCCACACAGGAGCGGAGCGGCCATTTTCCCGAGGCTGCCCAGATTGCCGTCCGGGTGGCCCGCCAGGTCTTGTCAAACGGCCTCCCCGAGGACACCTTCCTGAACGTCAACGTTCCCGACTGCCCCGCTGAAGAGATCAGGCCGCCGCTGGTCACCCGCCAGGGCAAGCGTTCCTTTGTGGGCAACGTGATCGACAAAACCGACCCCCGCGGCCGCAAGTACTACTGGATAGGCAGCGGTGAGGCGGACTTCAACGATTACGAGGGGACCGACTTCCACGCCATCAACAGGAAACATGTCTCGATTACGCCACTGCACCTGGACCTGACCAACTACGCATCCATGAAGGTGATCACCACCTGGGTTTTTTAG
- a CDS encoding NAD(P)H-quinone oxidoreductase encodes MKAVLMDGFGGIEVLGLGEVERPVPGEGQVLVKTFATSINRPDMVQRQGKYPPPAGDSDILGLEVAGVIEELGAGVIGWKKGDRVMSLVGGGGYAEYAVAYASHLMPIPESMSFEEAACVCESSITAFLNVFILGEFKDGQTAILHGGGGGVNTAAIQLCRALTPGCRLIVTSSPEKMERVKQVGADFLINYRETPDFSDLVKEYTGKKGVDLILDHIGAKYLAPNMNSLAYKGRMVVIGVTSGIKAELNLALMMVKRQQIIGSVLRSRPVSEKGEIVAEFTRRALPKFADRTIVPIIEKVFTIDQVVEAHRMMEEDRHFGKIVLKIQ; translated from the coding sequence ATGAAAGCTGTTTTGATGGATGGTTTCGGTGGAATCGAGGTTCTCGGGCTGGGAGAGGTCGAGCGTCCCGTGCCGGGTGAGGGACAGGTGCTGGTGAAGACGTTTGCCACCTCCATCAACCGCCCCGACATGGTGCAGCGTCAAGGCAAGTATCCGCCGCCAGCGGGCGATTCCGATATCCTCGGCCTGGAGGTGGCCGGCGTCATCGAGGAGCTGGGAGCCGGCGTCATCGGTTGGAAGAAGGGGGATCGGGTCATGTCGCTGGTGGGAGGCGGCGGCTATGCCGAGTATGCCGTGGCCTATGCCAGCCACCTGATGCCCATCCCTGAGAGCATGAGCTTCGAAGAGGCTGCCTGCGTCTGCGAATCCTCCATCACCGCCTTTCTGAACGTATTCATCCTGGGCGAGTTCAAGGATGGCCAGACCGCCATCCTGCATGGCGGCGGCGGCGGGGTCAACACTGCGGCGATCCAGCTCTGTCGTGCCCTGACCCCTGGTTGCCGTCTGATCGTCACCTCTTCTCCCGAGAAGATGGAGCGGGTAAAACAGGTCGGTGCCGATTTCCTGATCAACTACCGCGAGACCCCCGATTTCAGCGATCTGGTCAAGGAGTATACCGGCAAGAAGGGGGTCGATCTGATCCTTGACCACATCGGCGCCAAGTACTTGGCACCCAACATGAACTCCCTGGCCTACAAGGGGCGCATGGTGGTTATCGGCGTTACCAGCGGCATCAAGGCAGAGCTGAACCTGGCCCTGATGATGGTCAAGCGCCAGCAGATCATCGGCAGCGTGCTCCGCTCTCGCCCGGTCTCGGAGAAGGGGGAAATCGTGGCTGAGTTCACCCGTCGGGCCCTGCCCAAATTCGCCGACCGTACCATTGTGCCGATCATCGAGAAGGTCTTCACCATCGATCAGGTGGTGGAGGCCCACCGCATGATGGAAGAGGACCGCCATTTCGGCAAGATCGTGCTGAAGATACAGTAG
- a CDS encoding sigma-70 family RNA polymerase sigma factor → MKNEDSLLDNGFSLDEPHAASELVANDTEEPSTFSEEEEGSDDHAEAELPPAVLETFDDAIKIYLRDIQRTPLLTAEQEKEVARQIEKGDMAARNKMIESNLRLVVKIAKRYINRGLPFLDLIEEGNLGLIKAVERFNLAKECRFSTYATWWIRQAIDRALVNQSRTIRLPVHVSDDINRMAKVTRRLSQTLQREPHAHEIAEEMNVKLAYVRRLMTLLRRTCSMETPIGDGSDYFLIDTIEDTSMVAPSDLLENIDRYEQISEHFKELSESEQKILALRFGLDDKEPQTLDTIGRSFGVTRERIRQIEAKSLEKLYACVKPT, encoded by the coding sequence ATGAAAAACGAAGACTCTCTGCTGGACAACGGGTTTTCCCTGGATGAGCCTCATGCCGCTTCGGAACTGGTTGCCAACGACACCGAAGAGCCGTCGACGTTCAGCGAAGAAGAAGAGGGCAGCGATGACCATGCCGAGGCGGAGCTGCCCCCGGCGGTGCTGGAAACCTTTGACGACGCCATCAAGATCTATCTGCGGGACATCCAGCGCACCCCGCTTTTGACCGCCGAGCAGGAAAAGGAGGTGGCCCGGCAGATAGAGAAGGGTGACATGGCCGCCCGCAACAAGATGATCGAGTCCAACCTCAGGTTGGTGGTCAAGATCGCCAAACGCTACATCAACCGCGGCCTCCCCTTCCTGGACCTGATCGAGGAGGGCAACCTGGGGCTGATCAAGGCGGTGGAGCGCTTCAACCTGGCCAAAGAGTGCCGCTTTTCCACCTACGCCACCTGGTGGATACGCCAGGCCATCGATCGGGCACTGGTCAACCAGTCCCGCACCATCCGCCTGCCGGTTCATGTATCAGACGACATCAACCGCATGGCCAAGGTCACCCGCCGGCTGTCCCAGACCCTGCAACGTGAGCCCCATGCCCATGAGATCGCCGAGGAGATGAACGTCAAACTGGCCTATGTGCGCAGGCTGATGACCCTCTTGCGGCGCACCTGTTCCATGGAGACGCCCATCGGCGACGGCAGCGACTACTTCCTGATCGACACCATCGAAGACACCTCCATGGTCGCCCCGTCGGACCTGCTGGAGAACATCGATCGCTACGAGCAGATCTCCGAGCACTTCAAGGAGTTGAGCGAAAGCGAACAGAAGATCCTGGCGCTGCGCTTCGGCCTGGACGACAAGGAACCCCAAACCCTGGACACCATCGGCCGAAGCTTTGGCGTAACCAGGGAGCGCATCCGCCAGATCGAGGCCAAGTCTCTGGAAAAGCTGTACGCCTGCGTGAAGCCCACCTAG
- a CDS encoding DEAD/DEAH box helicase → MPEAPPEKLPLPLLLLRRTEPGLLYYLASKPHLVAAAGRCDSAVVARAEWGDNSVLTLVCVDGQRVTFTATDRLVPHCSCVAWTKQSQCPHVVVTWIQLKRILTPSSFSQIRISDWVLNDLADLLNVCPDVAGSTTERIAAASPLPAGANTASSGAVTGDSLIRFVLEADYGRLYGAFRRGGERVQRWTVGVPRDVMLCIQRYPIFDATMRHLAAVMSATGRRYPIVFRDGSGSECPLVLRPEAPRRACLSFALEEGRVSITRMVDGTGEMPDSIIAAQELLLDLEGGGIHPLVDAAVWRIWDTIGEALRQRGGECASGERPDNGQALLSSGANRLVTEREHFNGLCLRLAQNLERSFGESLLFHQEGAAADALVRRDAFCLLDLPSRLDAPLISLRPQVSCDGARYPFSSDLFGYFDPLRRAHLPAPLKAKKRVRSIVEACFVLGDADTPAAARNVIKTALSGPDYLKRATKSGARQILNRFVEERGRKPIMVQALADGWRFSEDDRLAQIRLMRILYDFFGSELSDTWDEYEGMMVEREALLAVLPRLADRLQQEGFLLRVGDEPLASAVWDFSLDATTSTLDWFELRPEIRCDGELISGDELQQLARGGVLQRDGRLILIDDMSARILAMLAGVVAPGKRRKKGGQRVARIPRLQILDWLQLRSHGVRVRLAPGDAQVLESLVNFERIPRRQLPSGLNATLRPYQRDGYHWLAFLYEHRFGACLADDMGLGKTVQGISLLAGIADGAIACGAEAHAPHLIVVPPSLIFNWESELARFFPAASLLIYAGPGRSCDDFGDHDIILTSYGIVQRDIETLGNLRFNVIIFDEAQVVKNLKAATTGAARRLAGVFKLALTGTPVENRIEEYYAVMDLCLPGLLGTPEEFRRRVAGQGEAGLEILLRRTRPFVLRRNKQLISADLPEKIETDILLELSPKQRALYQRTIEEVRGQINEAFSSRSPGQARIIALTALLRLRQICLAPSLALPGSSDSSPKLDFLVEQLAELRDEGHSVLVFSQFTSYLDMVEEALKRHHLPNLRLDGSTPTPQRKRLVQGFQHSDSPLVFLISLKAGGKGLNLTRATYVYHLDPWWNPAVENQASDRAHRLGQTRQVTITRLIMRHTIEEKMMALKEQKQKLYRAILEEGSGGKGAGLTREDLDFLLG, encoded by the coding sequence ATGCCCGAAGCGCCTCCCGAAAAACTCCCCTTGCCGCTCCTTCTGCTGCGACGGACTGAGCCGGGCCTGCTCTACTATCTGGCTTCCAAGCCGCACCTCGTGGCCGCCGCCGGCCGCTGTGACAGTGCCGTCGTTGCCCGCGCCGAGTGGGGCGACAACTCCGTGTTGACGCTCGTCTGCGTCGACGGGCAGCGGGTTACCTTCACCGCCACGGACCGGCTCGTCCCGCACTGCAGTTGCGTCGCATGGACGAAACAGTCCCAGTGTCCCCATGTGGTTGTTACCTGGATCCAGCTGAAACGGATCCTGACCCCCTCGTCCTTTTCCCAAATCAGGATAAGTGATTGGGTGTTGAACGATCTGGCAGATCTGCTCAACGTCTGCCCGGATGTTGCCGGCAGTACAACTGAGAGAATTGCCGCCGCCTCCCCGCTCCCGGCAGGAGCCAACACCGCTTCGAGCGGCGCGGTAACGGGGGATAGCCTGATCCGCTTTGTGCTGGAAGCCGACTACGGCAGGCTGTACGGCGCGTTCAGGCGTGGTGGCGAACGGGTTCAGCGTTGGACGGTCGGAGTCCCCCGCGACGTCATGCTCTGCATCCAGCGCTACCCCATTTTCGATGCGACCATGCGCCATCTGGCCGCGGTCATGTCGGCCACCGGCAGGCGCTATCCGATCGTCTTCCGCGACGGTTCGGGCAGCGAATGCCCCCTGGTCCTGCGGCCCGAGGCGCCGCGACGGGCCTGCCTCTCCTTTGCGCTGGAGGAGGGGAGGGTCTCCATTACACGCATGGTCGACGGCACCGGCGAAATGCCGGACAGTATCATCGCCGCCCAGGAACTGCTGCTGGACCTGGAGGGGGGCGGGATTCATCCTCTGGTGGACGCTGCTGTCTGGCGCATCTGGGACACTATCGGGGAGGCCCTGCGTCAGAGAGGGGGGGAGTGCGCCTCAGGGGAGCGGCCCGACAATGGGCAGGCGCTGCTCAGTTCGGGAGCCAACCGTCTCGTTACGGAGCGCGAGCACTTCAACGGACTCTGCCTGCGGCTGGCCCAGAATCTGGAGCGGTCATTCGGGGAATCGCTGCTCTTCCACCAGGAGGGGGCTGCGGCCGACGCGTTGGTGCGTAGGGATGCGTTCTGTCTGCTGGATCTGCCGTCCCGGCTTGATGCTCCCCTGATCAGTCTCAGGCCGCAAGTCTCCTGTGATGGCGCCAGATATCCCTTTTCCAGCGACCTGTTCGGCTACTTCGACCCGCTGCGGCGCGCGCACCTGCCGGCGCCGCTCAAGGCGAAAAAGCGGGTGCGCTCCATCGTGGAGGCCTGTTTTGTCCTCGGGGATGCTGACACGCCCGCTGCCGCCAGGAACGTCATAAAGACGGCGCTGAGCGGGCCGGATTACCTTAAGCGCGCTACCAAGAGCGGCGCACGCCAGATACTGAACAGATTTGTCGAAGAGCGGGGCAGGAAGCCGATCATGGTCCAGGCCCTGGCGGATGGCTGGCGCTTCTCAGAGGATGACCGGCTGGCCCAGATCCGGTTGATGAGGATTTTGTACGATTTCTTCGGCAGTGAGCTCAGTGATACCTGGGACGAGTACGAGGGGATGATGGTCGAGCGGGAGGCGCTGCTGGCCGTTCTGCCCCGTCTGGCGGACAGGCTCCAGCAGGAGGGCTTTTTACTCAGGGTGGGGGATGAACCGCTGGCCAGCGCGGTGTGGGATTTTTCCCTGGACGCAACCACCAGCACGCTGGACTGGTTTGAGCTGCGCCCCGAGATCCGCTGCGATGGCGAGCTGATCAGCGGCGATGAGTTGCAGCAACTGGCCCGGGGAGGTGTCCTGCAGCGGGATGGGCGGTTGATCCTGATCGACGACATGAGCGCCCGCATACTGGCCATGCTGGCCGGTGTGGTCGCGCCCGGCAAACGGAGGAAGAAGGGGGGGCAGCGGGTGGCCAGGATCCCCCGCCTGCAGATCCTGGACTGGCTCCAGCTGCGCAGCCATGGCGTCAGGGTGCGCCTGGCCCCCGGGGACGCCCAGGTGCTGGAGAGCCTGGTAAACTTCGAACGTATCCCCCGTCGTCAGCTGCCGTCCGGCCTGAACGCCACCCTGCGTCCCTACCAGCGCGACGGCTACCACTGGCTGGCCTTTCTCTACGAACACCGCTTCGGCGCCTGCCTGGCCGACGACATGGGGCTGGGCAAGACCGTCCAAGGCATCTCGCTGCTGGCGGGGATCGCCGACGGCGCCATCGCCTGCGGTGCCGAGGCCCATGCCCCGCACCTGATCGTGGTGCCCCCCTCGCTGATCTTCAACTGGGAGAGCGAGTTGGCCCGCTTCTTCCCGGCTGCGTCGCTTCTGATCTACGCCGGGCCGGGCCGTTCCTGCGACGACTTCGGCGATCACGATATCATCCTGACCAGCTATGGCATTGTCCAGAGGGACATCGAAACGCTGGGCAACCTGCGCTTCAACGTGATCATCTTCGACGAGGCCCAGGTGGTCAAGAACCTCAAGGCCGCCACCACCGGCGCGGCCCGGCGCCTTGCGGGCGTCTTCAAGCTGGCGCTGACCGGTACGCCGGTGGAAAACCGCATAGAAGAGTACTACGCCGTCATGGACCTCTGTCTCCCCGGTCTGCTGGGCACGCCGGAGGAATTCCGCCGCCGGGTGGCCGGCCAGGGGGAGGCGGGCCTGGAAATCCTGCTGCGCCGCACCCGCCCCTTTGTGCTGCGCCGCAACAAACAGCTGATCTCCGCCGACCTGCCGGAGAAGATCGAGACCGACATCCTCCTGGAGCTGTCGCCGAAACAGAGGGCGCTCTACCAGCGCACCATCGAAGAGGTGCGTGGCCAGATCAACGAGGCCTTTTCCAGCCGTTCACCCGGCCAGGCGCGCATCATCGCCCTGACCGCGCTTCTGCGGCTGCGCCAGATCTGTCTGGCCCCGTCGCTGGCCCTGCCCGGATCGTCGGATTCGTCCCCCAAACTCGATTTTCTGGTGGAGCAGCTCGCCGAACTGCGTGACGAGGGGCACAGCGTGCTGGTCTTCTCCCAGTTCACCTCCTACCTGGACATGGTCGAGGAGGCCCTGAAACGTCACCACCTCCCCAACCTGCGCCTGGACGGCTCCACCCCCACGCCGCAGCGCAAGCGGCTGGTGCAGGGGTTCCAGCATTCCGACAGCCCGCTGGTCTTTCTGATCAGCCTCAAGGCCGGCGGCAAGGGACTCAACCTGACCCGAGCCACCTATGTTTACCACCTGGACCCCTGGTGGAATCCGGCGGTGGAGAATCAGGCCTCCGACCGGGCGCACCGTCTCGGCCAGACCCGCCAGGTGACCATCACCCGCCTGATCATGCGGCACACCATCGAAGAGAAGATGATGGCGCTCAAGGAGCAGAAGCAAAAGCTGTACAGGGCCATACTGGAGGAAGGAAGCGGGGGAAAGGGGGCCGGTCTGACCCGGGAAGATCTGGATTTTCTGCTGGGGTAG
- a CDS encoding adenine phosphoribosyltransferase — protein sequence MEDLKSIIRDIPDFPKKGIVFKDITTLLQDAQSYQRMIDLIAHRYVGQRVDKVVGVEARGFIIGAALAYKLCAGVVLVRKPGKLPSETFSKTYSLEYGTDTLEIHRDAIKPGERVLIADDLLATGGTMAAVVDMVLSMRAEIVDCCFMTELNFLNGRSKLPAGKVYSLLNF from the coding sequence ATGGAAGACCTGAAGAGCATCATTCGCGACATCCCCGATTTTCCCAAGAAGGGTATCGTATTCAAGGATATAACCACCCTGCTGCAGGATGCCCAGTCCTATCAGCGCATGATCGACCTGATAGCACACCGCTACGTGGGGCAACGCGTTGACAAGGTGGTGGGGGTGGAGGCACGCGGCTTTATAATCGGCGCCGCCCTGGCCTATAAGCTGTGCGCCGGCGTGGTACTGGTGCGCAAACCGGGCAAGCTCCCCTCGGAGACCTTCAGCAAGACCTACTCCCTGGAGTACGGCACCGACACCCTGGAAATTCACCGCGACGCCATCAAACCGGGCGAGCGGGTGCTGATCGCAGACGACCTGCTGGCAACCGGTGGCACCATGGCGGCCGTGGTGGACATGGTGCTGAGCATGAGGGCCGAAATAGTGGATTGCTGCTTCATGACCGAACTCAACTTCCTCAACGGCCGCTCCAAGCTACCGGCCGGCAAGGTATACTCGCTGCTCAACTTCTGA
- a CDS encoding RrF2 family transcriptional regulator, whose translation MRLTTKSRYGLRALFDIAYNCGTAPAQIQDISRRQDISPRYLEQIFQNLKRAGILKSKRGPQGGYFLARSPDKITILEILNATEQDVLLVECAGATEKKSKRTGECAQEGSCVTQTVWEEASALLGELFSGITLQTLCERGQAMGVKREDEHRFMYYI comes from the coding sequence ATGCGCCTGACAACCAAGAGCCGTTACGGTCTACGCGCCCTGTTCGACATAGCCTACAATTGCGGTACCGCGCCGGCCCAAATCCAGGACATCTCGCGGCGCCAGGACATCTCCCCCCGCTACCTGGAGCAGATCTTCCAGAACCTGAAACGGGCAGGTATCCTGAAGAGCAAGCGTGGTCCCCAGGGGGGCTATTTCCTGGCCAGGAGCCCGGACAAGATTACGATCCTGGAGATTCTCAACGCCACGGAACAGGATGTGCTGCTGGTGGAGTGCGCCGGCGCCACGGAGAAGAAGAGCAAACGCACGGGCGAATGCGCCCAGGAGGGGAGTTGCGTCACCCAGACGGTGTGGGAAGAGGCCAGCGCCCTGCTGGGCGAACTCTTCTCCGGCATAACCCTTCAGACCCTCTGCGAACGGGGTCAGGCCATGGGAGTCAAGCGGGAGGATGAGCACCGCTTCATGTACTACATCTGA
- a CDS encoding protein-L-isoaspartate(D-aspartate) O-methyltransferase, producing the protein MNFDRARKKMVQEQIATRGITDRRVLDAMLKTPRHIFVQEAMAAQAYSDSSLPVGEKQTISQPYTVALMTELLELTGREKVLEIGTGSGYQTAILAALADRVYTVERIRPLALRARKCLDSLRLFNVMLRINDSEGSPIGWDEEAPFDAIIVTAGAPAVPQVLTDQLAVDGRLVIPVGDEREQRLVKIVRKNDGTLETTTSIGCRFVPLIGRQGW; encoded by the coding sequence ATGAATTTCGATAGAGCACGTAAAAAGATGGTTCAGGAACAGATCGCGACCCGCGGAATCACCGACCGCCGGGTGCTGGACGCCATGCTGAAAACACCGCGCCACATCTTCGTCCAGGAGGCCATGGCGGCCCAGGCCTACAGCGACTCTTCACTGCCGGTGGGGGAGAAGCAGACCATATCCCAGCCTTATACCGTGGCACTGATGACCGAACTGCTGGAGTTGACCGGCAGGGAAAAGGTGCTGGAGATCGGCACCGGTTCCGGCTACCAGACGGCTATCCTGGCCGCCCTGGCCGATCGCGTCTATACCGTGGAGCGGATCCGCCCCCTGGCCCTGCGCGCCAGAAAGTGCCTGGACTCCCTGCGCCTGTTCAACGTCATGCTGCGCATCAACGACAGCGAGGGGAGCCCCATCGGCTGGGATGAGGAGGCCCCCTTCGACGCCATCATCGTCACCGCCGGGGCTCCGGCGGTTCCCCAGGTACTCACGGACCAGTTGGCCGTTGACGGCCGCCTGGTTATTCCGGTGGGAGACGAACGGGAACAACGTTTGGTGAAAATTGTCAGGAAGAACGACGGAACACTGGAAACGACGACATCCATCGGCTGCCGCTTCGTGCCGCTGATCGGCAGACAGGGGTGGTAG